One window of the Streptomyces sp. TS71-3 genome contains the following:
- a CDS encoding cupin domain-containing protein yields MSSPYVALAGEHERLEWLGGGIMEVLLDAEHTGGHLSLFRSTVPTATAAPVHVHPDEDEIFVMLRGSGLIWAGDRRFELHAGGVAFLPRAVPHAYRFTSDDVDMLAIATPSGMEGFLRDAGWDLSRPKPAGWAVTPEALRRSAAANGQVVLGPPLAADEMIPAALLDTQR; encoded by the coding sequence GTGAGTTCTCCCTATGTGGCCCTGGCCGGCGAGCACGAGCGACTGGAGTGGCTCGGCGGCGGGATCATGGAGGTTCTGCTGGACGCCGAGCACACGGGCGGCCATCTGAGCCTGTTCCGCTCGACCGTGCCGACCGCCACGGCCGCACCCGTGCACGTGCACCCCGACGAGGACGAGATCTTCGTGATGCTGCGCGGCAGCGGCCTGATCTGGGCGGGTGACCGCCGCTTCGAACTCCACGCGGGCGGGGTCGCCTTCCTGCCGCGCGCCGTCCCCCACGCGTACCGGTTCACCTCGGACGACGTCGACATGCTGGCGATCGCCACACCCTCGGGCATGGAGGGTTTCCTCCGCGACGCGGGCTGGGACCTCTCCCGGCCGAAGCCGGCGGGCTGGGCCGTGACCCCGGAGGCCCTGCGCAGGTCGGCCGCCGCGAACGGGCAGGTCGTGCTCGGGCCTCCGCTGGCCGCCGACGAGATGATTCCGGCCGCTCTCCTCGACACGCAGCGGTGA
- a CDS encoding glycoside hydrolase family 38 C-terminal domain-containing protein produces MQKSAVFVPHFHWDREWYEPFQVFRHRLVAALDTVLETAEANPDFRFTVDGQMAAVEDYLQMRPENRDRVTALVAGGRLAIGPWLILLDEFLCSGETIVRNLQMGWAAAADLGGSMPIGYLPDMFGHIAQMPQILARAGIEHAALWRGVPGSVPGHAFRWRAPDGSEVRTEFLFDGYDNGLDLLLVPDQIGRALGEYAQMTAERWGGDPLLAMAGTDHNAPDPQLAAWLRRASSDEHGITIATLDEYIRGHARDEVTAAVTGELRSHVRGNILPGVISVRLGLKQRMAVAERTVDHAERMNAQWSTRDDAPFLSLAWHKIIESTAHDSVVGSGTDETCEQVDARLAEAAQTARAVRDAALAEPAALVPGDGYLAANPLPVPRTALVEVDALAAPEGTALVATAADGSKHPVQLVSKAPTVLSDERVDASDLERVLRRIHRRELFGRLIDHYELTPGSLVFHLAEVPTSGPFDLLILRRKIAEAAAAHPGEWRVLTLEEARATVLVPVDVPASGLAGFRVEPASGTVAQPQVDAPATATDRALSNGLVEVAVAADGTLDVTGADGTVLRGVGRLVDGGDRGDSYNYAPPAADVLVSEPVEVAVELLESGPLRSRTRVTRVYEWPAALSTDRDRRSGRTLPTPVETVVEVRAGEPFVRVSTSLLNGSADHRLRLHVPLPEPAEVSASAGQFAVTERGLTAEGGWGEYPIPTFPASAFVSAGAANVLLDHTTEYELVGGGCELALTLLRAIGSISVNIHPLRDEPAASEIPAPGAQELGERIEHRFAVLPSANGWRAAGAVALADDFRNDVLLVRGTGPTGGDLPPTAAGLRVDGADIAVSSIRRLAGDARRSGIEVRLVAMSDTGASARVTGAFTEATTVDLLGRPLSAVVPAADGLELVLGPWEIRTIVVR; encoded by the coding sequence ATGCAGAAATCCGCCGTGTTCGTGCCTCATTTCCACTGGGACCGCGAGTGGTACGAGCCGTTCCAGGTCTTCCGGCACCGGCTGGTCGCCGCCCTGGACACCGTGCTGGAGACGGCCGAGGCGAACCCGGACTTCCGGTTCACCGTCGACGGGCAGATGGCCGCGGTCGAGGACTACCTCCAGATGCGGCCGGAGAACCGCGACCGCGTCACGGCCCTGGTCGCCGGCGGCCGGCTCGCCATCGGGCCCTGGCTGATCCTCCTCGACGAATTCCTCTGCTCGGGCGAGACCATCGTGCGCAACCTCCAGATGGGCTGGGCCGCCGCGGCGGACCTCGGCGGCTCCATGCCCATCGGCTACCTGCCGGACATGTTCGGCCACATCGCGCAGATGCCGCAGATCCTGGCCCGCGCCGGCATCGAGCACGCGGCGCTGTGGCGCGGCGTCCCCGGCTCCGTCCCCGGCCACGCCTTCCGCTGGCGCGCGCCCGACGGCTCCGAGGTGCGCACCGAGTTCCTCTTCGACGGCTACGACAACGGGCTCGACCTCCTGCTCGTGCCCGACCAGATCGGGCGCGCCCTCGGCGAGTACGCGCAGATGACGGCCGAACGGTGGGGCGGCGACCCGCTCCTCGCGATGGCCGGCACCGACCACAACGCGCCCGACCCGCAGCTCGCGGCCTGGCTGCGGCGGGCGTCGAGCGACGAGCACGGCATCACCATCGCCACGCTCGACGAGTACATCCGCGGCCATGCCCGCGACGAGGTCACCGCCGCCGTCACCGGCGAACTCCGCAGCCACGTGCGCGGCAACATCCTCCCGGGCGTGATCTCGGTACGGCTCGGACTCAAGCAGCGGATGGCCGTCGCCGAGCGCACCGTCGACCACGCGGAGCGCATGAACGCCCAGTGGTCCACCCGCGACGACGCGCCGTTCCTCTCGCTCGCCTGGCACAAGATCATCGAGTCGACCGCGCACGACTCCGTCGTCGGCTCCGGCACCGACGAGACCTGCGAGCAGGTCGACGCGCGCCTCGCCGAGGCCGCGCAGACCGCACGGGCCGTGCGGGACGCGGCCCTCGCCGAGCCCGCCGCGCTGGTGCCGGGCGACGGCTACCTCGCCGCCAACCCGCTGCCGGTCCCGCGCACGGCGCTGGTCGAGGTGGACGCGCTGGCCGCCCCCGAGGGAACGGCACTGGTCGCGACCGCCGCCGACGGCTCGAAGCACCCCGTCCAGCTCGTCTCCAAGGCCCCGACCGTCCTCAGCGACGAGCGCGTGGACGCCTCGGACCTCGAACGGGTGCTGCGGCGCATCCACCGCCGCGAGCTCTTCGGCCGCCTGATCGACCACTACGAGCTGACCCCCGGCTCGCTCGTCTTCCACCTCGCGGAGGTGCCCACCAGCGGACCGTTCGACCTGCTCATCCTGCGCCGCAAGATCGCCGAGGCGGCCGCCGCGCACCCGGGCGAGTGGCGGGTGCTGACGCTGGAGGAGGCACGCGCGACGGTGCTCGTGCCCGTGGACGTCCCGGCCTCCGGGCTGGCCGGATTCCGCGTCGAGCCGGCCTCAGGTACGGTCGCGCAGCCGCAGGTGGACGCACCGGCGACGGCGACGGACCGGGCACTGTCGAACGGCCTGGTCGAGGTCGCCGTCGCCGCCGACGGCACCCTCGACGTCACCGGGGCCGACGGCACGGTGCTGCGCGGCGTCGGCCGCCTCGTCGACGGCGGCGACCGCGGCGACAGCTACAACTACGCTCCTCCGGCCGCGGACGTGCTCGTCTCGGAGCCGGTCGAGGTCGCCGTCGAACTCCTGGAGAGCGGCCCGCTGCGGTCGAGGACCCGCGTCACCCGCGTCTACGAGTGGCCCGCCGCGCTCTCCACCGACCGCGACCGGCGAAGCGGGCGGACCCTGCCGACTCCCGTCGAGACGGTCGTGGAGGTGCGGGCGGGGGAGCCCTTCGTACGCGTCTCCACCTCGCTGCTGAACGGGTCCGCCGACCACCGGCTGCGCCTGCACGTGCCGCTGCCCGAGCCGGCCGAGGTGTCCGCGTCCGCAGGGCAGTTCGCCGTCACCGAGCGCGGGCTCACCGCCGAGGGCGGCTGGGGCGAGTACCCCATCCCGACGTTCCCCGCGAGCGCGTTCGTGTCGGCCGGCGCCGCCAACGTCCTGCTCGACCACACCACCGAGTACGAACTCGTCGGCGGCGGCTGCGAACTCGCCCTCACCCTGCTCCGCGCCATCGGCTCCATCAGCGTCAACATCCATCCGCTGCGCGACGAGCCCGCGGCTTCCGAGATCCCCGCACCCGGCGCCCAGGAACTCGGCGAGCGCATCGAGCACCGCTTCGCCGTCCTGCCCTCGGCGAACGGCTGGAGGGCCGCGGGCGCGGTCGCCCTCGCGGACGACTTCCGCAACGACGTGCTTCTCGTCCGCGGCACCGGGCCCACCGGAGGCGACCTGCCCCCGACCGCGGCCGGCCTGCGGGTCGACGGTGCGGACATCGCCGTCTCCAGCATCCGACGCCTCGCCGGCGACGCACGCCGCAGCGGCATCGAGGTGCGGCTCGTCGCGATGAGCGACACGGGGGCGAGTGCGCGCGTGACCGGCGCGTTCACCGAGGCCACGACGGTCGACCTGCTCGGCCGCCCGCTCTCCGCGGTGGTGCCGGCGGCGGACGGGCTGGAACTCGTCCTCGGCCCCTGGGAGATCCGGACGATCGTGGTCCGGTAG
- a CDS encoding TetR/AcrR family transcriptional regulator, with the protein MQSSATQPANRFERRRAKTRQALIGAARQMLAEQAGTEVSIQAIADRADVGFGTFYNHFETKDALFDAAVADALEEYGQLLDSVTSGIDDPAETFAASVRLTLQLAASHPEITAILRFRGLQHVHSGTGLGPRALRDIEVGKASGRFRIADAQVALSVVGGAVLGLVQLGATSDLPEAAGEQTAEMVLRMLGLPADEAHEVATRPLPAVS; encoded by the coding sequence ATGCAGTCCTCGGCCACTCAGCCTGCCAACCGCTTCGAGCGCCGTCGGGCCAAGACCCGTCAGGCGCTCATCGGTGCCGCCCGCCAGATGCTGGCCGAGCAGGCCGGTACGGAGGTGAGCATCCAAGCCATCGCCGACCGTGCGGATGTCGGTTTCGGCACCTTCTACAACCACTTCGAGACGAAGGACGCGCTCTTCGACGCGGCCGTCGCCGACGCGCTGGAGGAGTACGGGCAGCTGCTGGACTCGGTCACCTCCGGGATCGACGATCCGGCGGAGACGTTCGCTGCCAGCGTGCGCCTCACCCTCCAACTGGCCGCGAGCCACCCCGAGATCACGGCAATCCTCCGCTTCCGCGGACTGCAGCACGTGCACAGCGGGACGGGGCTGGGCCCGCGGGCCCTGCGCGACATCGAGGTCGGCAAGGCATCCGGCCGGTTCCGTATCGCCGACGCCCAGGTCGCGCTGAGCGTGGTCGGGGGAGCCGTCCTCGGGCTGGTCCAGCTCGGCGCCACCAGCGACCTCCCCGAGGCGGCGGGCGAGCAGACGGCCGAGATGGTACTGCGCATGCTCGGCCTGCCCGCGGACGAAGCCCACGAGGTGGCCACCCGGCCTCTGCCGGCCGTGAGTTAG
- a CDS encoding alpha/beta fold hydrolase, whose protein sequence is MTTTTQKLETSEADLVYDVRGPLPTAGGRPPLVMIGQPMDASGFGALASYFPDRTVITYDPRGLGRSARKDGRVDHVPETQAADVHAVIEALGAGPVEMFASSGGAVTALALVAAYPGDVTTLVAHEPPLFTVLPDAEAAERAFAGVRDAYEARGWGAGMAAFIAMTSWQGEFTDDYFAQPAPDPAAFGMPAEDDGTRQDPLLSDRSRAVSGHRPDTGALTAAPTRVVIAVGEETRDALTARTSVAMAALLGRQPAVFPSHHGGFLDGRFGPAGQPEAFARRLREVLDAG, encoded by the coding sequence ATGACGACGACTACCCAGAAGCTCGAAACCTCCGAGGCCGATCTCGTCTACGACGTCCGCGGCCCGCTGCCCACCGCCGGCGGCCGCCCGCCGCTGGTCATGATCGGCCAGCCCATGGACGCCAGCGGCTTCGGCGCCCTGGCCTCGTACTTCCCCGATCGCACCGTGATCACCTACGACCCGCGCGGCCTCGGCCGCAGCGCCCGCAAGGACGGCCGCGTCGACCACGTCCCGGAGACCCAGGCCGCCGACGTGCACGCCGTCATCGAGGCGCTCGGCGCGGGGCCGGTCGAGATGTTCGCGAGCAGTGGCGGCGCGGTGACCGCGCTCGCCCTCGTGGCGGCGTACCCCGGTGACGTGACCACCCTGGTGGCGCATGAGCCCCCGCTCTTCACGGTGCTCCCCGACGCCGAGGCCGCCGAGCGCGCGTTCGCCGGCGTCCGGGACGCGTACGAGGCACGGGGCTGGGGCGCCGGCATGGCGGCCTTCATCGCGATGACGTCGTGGCAGGGCGAGTTCACCGACGACTACTTCGCGCAGCCCGCGCCGGACCCCGCCGCCTTCGGGATGCCGGCCGAGGACGACGGCACCCGCCAGGATCCGCTGCTCTCCGACCGGTCCCGGGCGGTCAGCGGCCACCGGCCCGACACCGGCGCGCTCACCGCGGCGCCGACGCGGGTCGTGATCGCGGTCGGGGAGGAGACCCGCGACGCCCTCACCGCGCGCACCTCGGTGGCCATGGCCGCGCTCCTCGGCCGGCAGCCGGCGGTGTTCCCGAGCCACCACGGCGGCTTCCTCGACGGGCGGTTCGGCCCCGCCGGGCAGCCGGAGGCGTTCGCGCGCAGGCTGCGGGAGGTGCTCGACGCGGGCTGA